One region of Fusobacterium periodonticum 1_1_41FAA genomic DNA includes:
- the thiH gene encoding 2-iminoacetate synthase ThiH yields the protein MELENINSDIMDRVISEMNSYDYNLFTDEDIREALNKDYLSVRDFQALLSPKAMNYLEEMAKKAKECRERYFGNSVYIFTPLYISNYCDNYCVYCGFNSHNKIKRARLDFEQIEAELKEIAKTGLEEILILTGESERYSSIEYIGEACKLARKYFNNVGIEIYPVNIEDYKYLNSCGVDYVTIFQETYNNEKYKKLHLEGHKKVFSYRFNSQERALIGNMRGVAFGALLGLDDFRKDAFSTGYHAYLLQKKYPHAEISISCPRLRPVINNIKIEEEFVSEKELFQIICAYRLFLPFANITISTRENPKFRDNVIKIAATKISAGVDTGIGAHSEYSNKKGDDQFEIADRRTVSEIFEKIKTESLQPVMNDYIYLKD from the coding sequence ATGGAACTAGAGAATATCAACTCAGATATTATGGATAGAGTAATAAGTGAAATGAATAGTTATGACTATAATTTATTTACAGATGAAGATATAAGGGAAGCCTTGAATAAAGATTATTTATCAGTAAGAGATTTTCAAGCATTACTCTCTCCTAAGGCTATGAATTATCTTGAAGAAATGGCAAAGAAGGCTAAAGAATGTAGAGAAAGATATTTTGGAAATTCTGTCTATATCTTTACCCCTCTATATATTTCAAATTATTGTGATAATTACTGTGTTTATTGTGGTTTTAATTCACACAATAAGATAAAAAGAGCTAGACTAGATTTTGAGCAGATAGAAGCTGAGTTAAAAGAGATAGCTAAAACAGGCTTGGAAGAAATCCTTATACTTACAGGAGAAAGTGAAAGATATTCAAGTATTGAATATATAGGGGAAGCTTGTAAACTAGCTAGAAAATATTTTAATAATGTGGGAATTGAAATATATCCTGTAAATATAGAGGACTATAAATATCTAAATTCTTGTGGAGTGGACTATGTAACTATTTTTCAAGAAACATATAACAATGAAAAGTATAAGAAATTGCATTTAGAGGGGCATAAAAAAGTTTTCTCCTATAGATTTAATTCACAAGAAAGAGCTTTGATAGGAAATATGAGAGGAGTTGCCTTTGGTGCTTTATTAGGACTGGATGACTTTAGAAAAGATGCCTTTTCAACAGGCTACCATGCTTATCTCTTACAGAAAAAATATCCTCATGCTGAAATTTCTATTTCTTGTCCAAGATTAAGACCCGTTATCAATAATATAAAAATAGAAGAAGAGTTTGTGAGTGAAAAAGAGTTATTTCAAATTATATGTGCATATAGATTATTTTTACCCTTTGCAAATATAACAATATCCACAAGAGAAAATCCTAAGTTTAGAGATAATGTAATAAAAATAGCAGCAACTAAAATATCAGCAGGAGTGGATACAGGGATAGGAGCACACAGTGAATATTCAAATAAAAAAGGTGATGACCAGTTTGAAATAGCCGATAGAAGAACTGTGTCAGAAATATTTGAAAAGATAAAAACAGAGAGCTTACAACCTGTGATGAATGACTATATCTATTTAAAGGACTAA
- the thiS gene encoding sulfur carrier protein ThiS, which produces MAEINGKYEEINDVNLLDYLIENKYRVDRVVVDYNGDIVKKAEFSKINIKNTDKIEIVCFVGGG; this is translated from the coding sequence ATGGCAGAAATTAATGGAAAATATGAAGAGATAAATGATGTTAATTTACTAGATTATCTAATAGAGAATAAATATAGAGTGGATAGAGTTGTTGTTGACTACAATGGAGATATAGTGAAAAAAGCAGAATTTTCAAAAATTAATATAAAAAATACAGATAAGATAGAAATTGTATGTTTTGTTGGTGGAGGCTAG
- a CDS encoding DUF421 domain-containing protein — MELSYLDVAIKLTMGFLSLVLVINISGKGNLAPSSAMDQVLNYVLGGIVGRVIYDPSITVLQYFIVLMIWTIIVLLLKWLKTNSVIFKSILDGQPVILIKKGVLDVEACRRAGLTAYDIAFKLRTNGIYSIKKVKRAVLEQNGQLIVVLQDEENPKYPIITDGTVQTNILEVIDKDTEWLETALKEMGYESISDIFLAEYDNGKITVVTY, encoded by the coding sequence ATGGAATTATCATATTTAGACGTTGCTATTAAATTGACTATGGGATTTCTTTCTTTAGTCTTAGTTATAAATATATCAGGAAAAGGAAATCTTGCACCTTCATCAGCTATGGACCAAGTTTTAAACTATGTTCTAGGGGGAATTGTTGGAAGGGTAATATATGACCCTAGTATAACTGTACTTCAATATTTTATTGTCCTTATGATATGGACAATCATAGTTCTTCTTCTAAAATGGCTAAAAACTAACAGTGTAATATTCAAAAGTATTTTAGATGGACAACCTGTAATCCTCATAAAAAAGGGAGTATTAGATGTTGAGGCTTGTCGTAGAGCAGGATTAACAGCCTATGATATAGCTTTTAAATTACGTACTAATGGAATTTATAGTATCAAAAAAGTTAAAAGAGCTGTGCTGGAACAAAATGGACAACTAATAGTTGTTTTACAAGATGAAGAAAATCCTAAGTATCCTATTATAACTGATGGTACAGTACAAACAAATATACTTGAAGTTATTGATAAAGATACTGAATGGCTAGAAACAGCATTAAAAGAAATGGGATATGAAAGTATTTCTGATATATTCTTAGCAGAATATGACAATGGAAAAATTACTGTAGTAACTTATTAA
- a CDS encoding S8 family peptidase — MRVRLAKEDVNSNYKVSLIDISREKDFIKILEDYNIKYKKTEYFKDLFMYKLIDINSKFIMILQEKASNYIKYIEPVSIYSLPLQIEDEGGEIPIVYPEENKDYVTLGVIDNGIAHIKHLDPWIKRVHTRFLREETSTTHGTFVSGIALYGDKLENKEIVKNEPFYLLDATVLSATTIEEDDLLKNIALAIEENYKRVKIWNLSLSVRLGIEEDTFSDFGVVLDHLQKTYGVLIFKSAGNGGNFMKQLPKGKLYHGSDSLLSLVVGSITNEGYASNYSRVGLGPKGTIKPDIASYGGDLLRGNNGEMIMKGVNSFSRNGNVASSSGTSFATARISSLATIIYQNICKDFKNFSDFNPILLKALIIHSAKNTDKNLSVEEIGYGIPSTSTEILSYFKNENIKIFNGVMEKNKEIEIDASFFNYKKDIKIKLTLVYDTEFDYLQKGEYIKSDIKIKDISENGKNLTRKFEGILERNKKIELYSDNDIKKNYTLIIEKLN; from the coding sequence ATGAGAGTAAGATTAGCGAAAGAAGATGTAAATTCAAATTATAAAGTTAGTTTAATTGATATTTCAAGAGAAAAAGATTTTATAAAAATTTTAGAAGACTATAATATTAAATACAAGAAAACAGAATACTTTAAGGATCTTTTCATGTATAAATTAATTGATATCAACAGTAAATTTATCATGATATTACAAGAGAAGGCTTCAAACTATATTAAATATATTGAGCCTGTTTCTATATATTCCTTGCCTTTGCAAATTGAAGATGAAGGTGGAGAAATCCCTATAGTCTATCCTGAAGAAAATAAAGATTATGTAACTTTGGGAGTTATAGACAATGGTATAGCCCATATAAAACATTTAGATCCTTGGATAAAAAGAGTTCATACAAGATTTTTAAGGGAAGAGACAAGCACAACACATGGAACATTTGTTTCTGGTATAGCTCTATATGGAGATAAATTAGAAAATAAAGAGATAGTAAAGAATGAGCCTTTCTATCTTTTAGATGCTACTGTTCTATCTGCAACAACAATAGAAGAAGATGACTTATTAAAAAATATCGCTTTAGCAATAGAAGAAAATTATAAAAGAGTTAAAATTTGGAATTTATCTTTGAGTGTTAGATTGGGTATAGAAGAAGATACTTTCTCAGATTTTGGAGTAGTTTTAGATCATTTACAAAAAACTTATGGAGTTTTGATTTTTAAATCTGCTGGTAATGGTGGTAACTTTATGAAACAACTTCCAAAAGGAAAACTTTACCATGGTTCAGACTCATTACTATCACTTGTAGTTGGTTCAATAACTAATGAAGGTTATGCTTCAAACTATAGTAGAGTAGGTTTAGGACCTAAGGGAACAATTAAGCCTGACATAGCTAGTTATGGTGGTGATTTATTACGTGGTAACAATGGTGAAATGATAATGAAGGGAGTAAATTCATTCTCTAGAAATGGAAATGTTGCTTCATCATCAGGTACAAGTTTTGCCACTGCAAGAATTTCATCACTTGCCACAATAATTTATCAAAATATATGTAAGGATTTTAAGAATTTCTCTGACTTTAATCCTATACTTTTAAAAGCTTTAATTATTCATTCGGCTAAAAATACAGATAAAAATCTATCTGTGGAAGAAATAGGCTATGGAATTCCTAGCACTTCAACTGAAATTTTATCATATTTTAAGAATGAAAATATCAAAATTTTCAATGGAGTTATGGAAAAGAATAAGGAAATTGAGATAGATGCTTCGTTCTTTAACTATAAGAAAGATATAAAAATTAAACTTACTTTAGTCTATGACACAGAGTTTGATTATCTACAAAAAGGGGAGTACATAAAATCAGATATAAAAATTAAAGATATATCAGAAAATGGAAAAAATTTAACTAGAAAATTTGAAGGAATTTTAGAAAGAAATAAGAAAATTGAATTGTATTCAGACAATGACATAAAGAAAAATTATACATTGATAATAGAAAAGTTAAATTAG
- a CDS encoding DMT family transporter encodes MKKNDNTGMLSTFVGGTLWGVNGVMGNYLFLHKNVTTPWLIPYRLILAGFLLLGYLYYKKGSKIFDILKNPKDLVQIVLFGFIGMLGTQYTYFSAIQFSNAAIATVLTYFGPTLVLIYMCLREKRKPLKYEIVSICLSSFGVFLLATHGDITSLQISFKALVWGILSALSVVFYTVQPESLLKKYGASIVVAWGMMIGGIFITFVTKPWNISVTFDFVTFLVLMLIIVFGTIIAFILYLTGVNIIGPTKASIIACIEPVAATICAILFLGVTFDFLDLIGFICIISTIFIVAYFDKKAKKK; translated from the coding sequence ATGAAAAAGAACGATAATACTGGAATGTTAAGCACCTTTGTAGGAGGAACTCTCTGGGGTGTAAATGGAGTTATGGGAAATTATTTATTTCTTCACAAAAATGTTACTACTCCTTGGCTTATACCATACAGATTGATACTAGCCGGTTTCTTACTACTAGGTTATCTATACTATAAAAAAGGATCTAAGATTTTTGATATTTTAAAAAATCCTAAAGATTTAGTTCAAATTGTCCTATTTGGATTTATTGGAATGTTAGGTACACAATATACATATTTCTCTGCTATTCAGTTTTCAAATGCTGCCATAGCAACAGTGCTTACATATTTTGGACCTACCTTAGTTCTGATATATATGTGTTTAAGAGAAAAAAGAAAACCTTTGAAATATGAGATTGTTTCAATTTGTCTATCAAGTTTTGGAGTTTTTCTTTTAGCAACACATGGAGATATCACAAGTTTACAAATATCTTTTAAAGCTCTTGTTTGGGGTATATTATCTGCCTTATCTGTTGTATTTTATACTGTACAACCTGAAAGTCTTTTAAAGAAATATGGAGCTTCAATAGTAGTTGCTTGGGGTATGATGATAGGTGGAATATTTATTACTTTTGTTACAAAACCTTGGAATATCAGTGTAACTTTTGATTTTGTAACTTTCCTTGTGTTAATGTTAATAATAGTATTTGGAACAATAATTGCATTTATTCTTTATTTGACAGGAGTAAATATAATAGGGCCAACAAAAGCAAGTATAATCGCTTGTATTGAACCTGTGGCTGCAACTATCTGTGCTATACTATTCTTAGGTGTAACATTTGATTTCCTAGATCTAATAGGTTTTATATGTATAATATCAACAATTTTTATAGTTGCTTACTTTGATAAAAAAGCAAAGAAGAAATAA
- a CDS encoding thiazole synthase yields MSDSFKLGNKEFNSRFILGSGKYSNELINSAINYAGAEIVTVAMRRAISGVQENILDYIPKDITLLPNTSGARNAEEAVKIARLARECTQGDFIKIEVIKDSKYLLPDNYETIKATEILAKEGFIVMPYMYPDLNVARALRDAGASCIMPLAAPIGSNRGLITKEFIKILIDEIDLPIIVDAGIGKPSQACEAMEMGVTAIMANTAIATASDIPRMAQAFKYAIQAGRDAYLAKLGRVLENGASASSPLTGFLNGED; encoded by the coding sequence ATGAGTGATAGTTTTAAACTTGGAAATAAAGAATTTAATTCAAGATTTATCCTTGGTTCGGGGAAGTATTCAAATGAATTAATAAACAGTGCTATTAATTATGCAGGAGCAGAGATAGTGACTGTTGCAATGAGAAGAGCTATCAGTGGAGTTCAAGAAAATATCTTAGATTATATTCCTAAGGATATAACTTTACTCCCTAACACTTCTGGTGCAAGAAATGCCGAAGAAGCAGTGAAGATAGCAAGGCTTGCAAGAGAATGTACTCAAGGAGATTTCATTAAAATTGAAGTGATAAAAGATAGTAAATATCTTTTACCTGATAATTATGAAACTATAAAAGCAACTGAAATATTGGCAAAAGAAGGCTTTATTGTAATGCCATATATGTACCCTGATTTGAATGTTGCAAGAGCTTTAAGAGATGCAGGAGCTAGTTGTATTATGCCACTTGCAGCACCAATAGGTTCTAATAGAGGTTTAATAACTAAGGAATTTATTAAGATTTTAATAGATGAAATAGATTTGCCTATAATAGTTGATGCTGGTATAGGGAAGCCCTCACAAGCTTGTGAAGCAATGGAAATGGGAGTGACTGCTATTATGGCTAATACTGCAATAGCAACTGCAAGTGATATTCCAAGAATGGCACAAGCTTTTAAGTATGCAATACAAGCAGGTAGAGATGCTTATCTTGCTAAATTAGGTAGAGTTTTAGAAAATGGAGCCTCTGCCTCTTCACCACTTACAGGCTTTTTAAATGGGGAGGACTAA
- the thiF gene encoding sulfur carrier protein ThiS adenylyltransferase ThiF: MDLKEEDLLKRNVKGISEKLKKAKVCILGLGGLGSNVAILLARAGIGYLKLVDFDIVEASNLNRQQYRISHIGLKKTEAIRTIIKEINPFVEIEVLNKKIDRENILSIVGDVEIVVEAFDVAETKAMAIEELLTNGNKMLVSASGMAGIGSANEIITRKIRDNFYLVGDNYSDYEEYSGIMSTRVMICAAHQANIVLRIILGEEK; encoded by the coding sequence ATGGACTTAAAAGAAGAAGATTTGCTTAAAAGAAATGTAAAAGGTATATCTGAGAAATTAAAAAAGGCAAAAGTTTGTATTTTAGGCTTGGGTGGCTTGGGCTCAAATGTAGCTATTTTACTTGCAAGAGCAGGCATAGGTTATTTAAAGTTAGTAGATTTTGACATAGTTGAAGCAAGTAATTTAAATAGACAACAATATAGAATATCTCATATAGGCTTAAAGAAAACTGAGGCTATAAGAACTATTATAAAAGAAATAAATCCTTTTGTAGAGATTGAAGTTTTAAATAAAAAAATAGATAGAGAAAATATATTATCTATAGTTGGAGATGTTGAAATTGTTGTAGAAGCCTTTGATGTTGCTGAAACAAAGGCTATGGCTATAGAAGAATTATTGACAAATGGAAATAAGATGCTTGTATCTGCCTCAGGAATGGCAGGTATAGGCTCAGCCAATGAAATTATTACAAGAAAAATTAGAGATAATTTCTATTTAGTAGGAGATAATTATTCTGACTATGAAGAATATTCAGGCATTATGTCAACTAGAGTTATGATTTGTGCTGCTCACCAAGCCAATATAGTTTTAAGAATAATACTAGGAGAAGAAAAATGA
- the thiE gene encoding thiamine phosphate synthase yields MELKACKIYLVTDEKACLGKDFYVCIEEAIKGGVKIVQLREKNISTKDFYEKALKVKEICKNYGALFIINDRLDIAQAVGADGVHLGQSDMPIEKAREILKDKFLIGATARNVEEAKRAELLGADYIGSGAIFGTNTKDNAKKLEIGELKKIVASVKIPVFAIGGININNVSSLKNIGLQGICAVSGILSEKDCKKAVDIMLKNFN; encoded by the coding sequence ATGGAATTAAAGGCTTGCAAAATTTATTTAGTAACTGATGAAAAAGCTTGTTTAGGAAAAGATTTTTATGTTTGTATAGAAGAAGCTATTAAAGGTGGAGTTAAGATAGTTCAGTTAAGAGAAAAAAATATATCTACAAAAGATTTCTATGAGAAAGCTTTAAAGGTGAAAGAAATTTGTAAAAACTATGGAGCCTTATTCATTATAAATGACAGATTGGATATAGCTCAGGCTGTTGGAGCAGATGGTGTTCATCTGGGACAATCTGATATGCCCATAGAGAAAGCAAGGGAGATTTTAAAGGATAAATTCTTAATTGGAGCAACAGCAAGAAATGTGGAAGAAGCTAAAAGAGCAGAACTCTTAGGAGCAGACTATATAGGAAGTGGAGCTATCTTTGGAACAAATACAAAAGATAATGCTAAAAAATTAGAAATAGGAGAATTAAAAAAGATAGTTGCCAGTGTAAAAATTCCAGTTTTTGCTATAGGTGGAATAAATATCAATAATGTAAGTAGTTTAAAAAATATAGGTTTACAGGGTATATGTGCAGTGTCAGGGATATTATCAGAAAAAGATTGTAAAAAAGCAGTAGATATAATGTTGAAAAATTTTAATTAA
- the thiD gene encoding bifunctional hydroxymethylpyrimidine kinase/phosphomethylpyrimidine kinase, protein MKNVLSIAGSDCSAGAGIQADLKTFVANGVYGMTVITSLTAQNPQKVKMVEDVSIEMLRNQLEAILDVMKVSTIKIGMINTKENAELIYDTLLKYKVKNIVLDPIMISTSGKSLIKDETKDFLVNKLFKSVDIITPNLDETKEIVKIILNNENIENIDSVEKMQSYGKIIADFTKKWVLVKGGHLSNSAVDILLNSDETYILEREKIPNNKTHGTGCSLSSAIASNLAKGYSMLDSVKKAKNFVLCSIKNSIDFGEIGGTVNQMGEIYKNIDIEKLY, encoded by the coding sequence ATGAAGAATGTATTATCAATAGCAGGTTCAGATTGTAGTGCAGGAGCAGGTATACAAGCTGATTTAAAAACTTTTGTTGCAAATGGAGTTTATGGAATGACGGTTATTACAAGTTTAACAGCCCAGAACCCACAGAAAGTAAAGATGGTTGAAGATGTTTCAATAGAGATGTTAAGAAATCAACTAGAAGCAATACTGGATGTTATGAAAGTTTCAACTATAAAGATTGGAATGATAAACACTAAGGAAAATGCTGAACTGATATATGATACCTTATTGAAATATAAAGTTAAAAATATAGTTCTCGACCCTATAATGATATCTACAAGTGGAAAATCTTTAATAAAAGATGAAACCAAAGATTTTTTAGTAAATAAGTTATTTAAGTCAGTGGATATAATCACTCCTAATTTAGATGAAACCAAAGAAATAGTGAAAATAATTTTAAATAATGAAAATATAGAAAATATAGATAGTGTTGAAAAAATGCAAAGCTATGGAAAGATAATTGCAGATTTTACTAAGAAATGGGTTCTTGTTAAGGGAGGGCATCTTTCAAATAGTGCAGTGGATATTCTTTTAAATAGTGATGAAACATATATTTTAGAAAGAGAGAAAATTCCTAATAATAAGACTCATGGGACAGGTTGTAGCCTATCTTCAGCCATAGCCTCAAACTTAGCTAAAGGTTATTCTATGTTGGACTCAGTCAAGAAAGCCAAGAATTTTGTCCTGTGTTCAATAAAGAATTCAATAGATTTTGGAGAAATAGGTGGAACAGTAAATCAAATGGGAGAAATATATAAAAATATAGATATAGAAAAGTTATATTAA
- the tenpIN gene encoding type III toxin-antitoxin system TenpIN family toxin, with the protein MKFCFLTDNFFELYKDCEEIEKKNNRPYATVCLLKYKDLYFAIPIRHHIKHQYAIFTDKEKTKGLDLSKMLIIKDLKYIIQNKTAFISQSEYSQLITKEAFIVSKLNSYIKKYIKALEHQDIKKNYLLCSMSCLKYFHDELNIKTSY; encoded by the coding sequence GTGAAATTTTGTTTTCTAACTGATAACTTTTTTGAATTGTATAAAGATTGTGAAGAAATCGAAAAGAAAAATAATAGACCTTATGCAACAGTTTGTCTATTAAAATATAAAGACCTTTATTTTGCAATACCTATAAGACATCATATAAAACATCAGTATGCTATATTTACAGACAAAGAAAAAACAAAAGGACTTGATTTATCTAAAATGCTGATTATTAAAGATTTAAAATATATAATTCAAAATAAAACTGCTTTTATTTCTCAATCAGAATACAGTCAATTAATTACAAAAGAAGCTTTTATTGTATCCAAACTTAATTCATATATTAAAAAATATATAAAAGCCTTAGAGCATCAAGATATTAAGAAAAATTATTTATTATGTTCTATGTCTTGCTTAAAATATTTTCATGATGAACTAAACATTAAAACTAGTTACTAA
- the thiC gene encoding phosphomethylpyrimidine synthase ThiC, which yields MYKTQMEAAKKGILTKEMKSIAESEAMDEKILMQRVASGEIAIPANKNHSSLVAKGVGSGLSTKINVNLGISKDCPDVDKELEKVKVAIDMKADAIMDLSSFGKTEEFRKKLIAMSTAMVGTVPVYDAIGFYDKELKDIKAEEFLDVVRKHAEDGVDFVTIHAGLNREAVELFKRNERITNIVSRGGSLMYAWMELNNAENPFYENFDKLLDICEEYDMTISLGDALRPGCLNDATDACQIKELITLGELTKRAWKRNIQIIIEGPGHMAIDEIEANVKLEKKLCHNAPFYVLGPLVTDIAPGYDHITSAIGGAIAAAAGVDFLCYVTPAEHLRLPNLDDMKEGIIASRIAAHAADISKKVPKAIDWDNRMAKYRADINWEGMFAEAIDEEKARRYRKESTPENEDTCTMCGKMCSMRTMKKIMSGEDLNILK from the coding sequence ATGTATAAAACACAGATGGAGGCTGCTAAAAAGGGAATTCTAACAAAGGAAATGAAAAGTATTGCTGAAAGTGAAGCTATGGATGAAAAAATTTTAATGCAAAGGGTAGCAAGTGGAGAAATTGCTATACCAGCTAATAAAAATCATAGTTCTCTTGTGGCAAAAGGAGTTGGGTCAGGACTATCAACAAAGATAAATGTAAACTTAGGAATATCTAAAGATTGTCCTGATGTAGATAAAGAATTGGAAAAAGTAAAAGTTGCCATAGATATGAAGGCAGATGCAATAATGGACTTGAGTTCATTTGGCAAGACAGAAGAATTTAGAAAAAAATTAATTGCTATGTCAACAGCTATGGTTGGAACAGTTCCTGTCTATGATGCCATAGGTTTCTATGATAAGGAATTAAAAGATATTAAGGCAGAAGAATTTTTAGATGTAGTGAGAAAACATGCAGAAGATGGAGTGGACTTTGTCACTATACATGCAGGATTAAATAGAGAAGCAGTGGAACTTTTCAAAAGAAATGAAAGAATAACTAATATTGTTTCAAGAGGAGGCTCTCTGATGTATGCTTGGATGGAGCTTAACAATGCAGAAAATCCTTTCTATGAAAACTTTGATAAACTTTTAGATATCTGTGAAGAATATGATATGACAATAAGTTTGGGAGATGCATTGAGACCAGGTTGCTTAAATGATGCAACAGATGCCTGCCAAATAAAAGAGCTTATAACATTAGGTGAATTAACTAAAAGAGCATGGAAAAGAAATATACAAATAATAATTGAAGGACCAGGACATATGGCAATAGATGAAATAGAAGCGAATGTGAAGTTAGAAAAGAAACTTTGTCACAATGCACCTTTCTATGTACTAGGACCATTGGTAACAGATATTGCACCAGGTTATGACCATATCACTTCAGCCATTGGTGGAGCAATAGCAGCTGCTGCAGGAGTTGACTTCCTATGTTATGTTACACCAGCTGAACATTTAAGATTACCAAACTTAGATGATATGAAAGAGGGAATAATAGCTTCTCGTATTGCTGCCCATGCTGCTGATATTAGTAAAAAAGTTCCAAAGGCTATAGATTGGGATAATAGAATGGCAAAATATAGAGCAGATATAAATTGGGAAGGAATGTTTGCAGAAGCAATAGATGAAGAAAAAGCTAGAAGATACAGAAAAGAATCTACTCCTGAAAATGAAGATACTTGTACTATGTGTGGAAAAATGTGTTCTATGAGAACTATGAAAAAAATAATGTCAGGTGAAGATTTAAATATATTGAAGTAG
- a CDS encoding DUF3290 domain-containing protein, whose translation MRFYSYNYLLEQIAKFDWWGAAFTLFLIICLIFTLFKYNKGHKETKFRELAIIFTLTIIVVISIKITQYQKSYINDNRYRQAVHFIEVIAEDLKTDKENIYINTSASIDGALVRIGTLYFRVISGDNGENYLLEKIDLENPKVELIEVNK comes from the coding sequence ATGAGATTTTATTCTTACAACTATTTGCTTGAGCAAATTGCTAAGTTCGATTGGTGGGGAGCAGCATTTACACTATTTTTAATTATTTGTCTTATTTTCACTTTGTTTAAATACAACAAAGGACATAAAGAAACTAAATTTAGAGAACTAGCTATTATTTTTACTCTTACTATTATCGTTGTTATAAGTATTAAGATAACTCAGTATCAAAAATCATATATCAATGACAATCGTTATAGACAGGCTGTTCATTTCATTGAAGTTATAGCAGAGGATTTGAAAACTGATAAGGAAAACATCTACATAAATACTTCTGCTTCAATAGATGGAGCCTTAGTGAGAATTGGAACTCTTTATTTTAGAGTTATCAGTGGAGACAATGGCGAAAATTATCTTTTAGAAAAAATTGATTTAGAAAATCCAAAAGTAGAATTAATCGAGGTGAACAAATAA